The genomic segment TCTGTGATACACGACAGTGCTGCAGAATACTTATATAGCGGTATGAAGGTTTCCTATGAAGAGTTTTTAAAAATCTCAGAAGCAAGCGAAAAAAGATACGAGTATATTGATGGTGAAATATACCTGCTGGCTTTACCCTTTTATGCACATCAAAGGGCAGTAGGAAGGATTTTCAATGAATTTGCAAATTGGTTTAAAGACAAGCAATGTGAACCCATTGTTTCTCCTTTTGATGTTACCTTATATAAATCAAAGGACAATATTAATGTGGTACAGCCGGATATCCTGGTTATCTGTGATAAAGAAAATATTGACGAAAAGGGCAGGTATAGAGGTATACCCACCCTTGTTGTGGAAGTGCTCTCCGAATCGACAAAGGTTAAG from the Bacillota bacterium genome contains:
- a CDS encoding Uma2 family endonuclease, with product SVIHDSAAEYLYSGMKVSYEEFLKISEASEKRYEYIDGEIYLLALPFYAHQRAVGRIFNEFANWFKDKQCEPIVSPFDVTLYKSKDNINVVQPDILVICDKENIDEKGRYRGIPTLVVEVLSESTKVKDLIKKLNLYMLTGVKEYWIVNTDSKEAYVYGFNDGNIETMRGYKGGDKVQSMVFKGLEVTTEQIFA